In Crassostrea angulata isolate pt1a10 chromosome 4, ASM2561291v2, whole genome shotgun sequence, one genomic interval encodes:
- the LOC128179742 gene encoding palmitoyltransferase ZDHHC16-like isoform X1, with product MALVQWRFTQLPLRLVTRCKEFVSWLLLIKQTLFYNEFSSCMVAIETAAEPLFWTVEKFSRYFGPIFMVLVVCLTTSVVVIFYICLLPHVYDQSLSKTMFHLIFGHWLLANIVFNYVMAAFTDPGHPPREIPETVSICKKCISPKPPRAHHCSICNKCVLKMDHHCPWINNCVGFFNHRYFFQFCVFMLSGTIYVCVTGLDLFKQHFYGDKYYPFPAVLYPLNMAYDIVYGEPDKPFFGGIAAFRINTSSDHEVFEHQSVVEYHRPGQDIEVDLRGQHYHTAVVYEFVLCSAVVIALSLLVLWHVRMISYGETNIEVYINRKEVDRLKKLGLVYTNPYHYGFLRNWQHFFGLGNGRTFARNVLFPSTHLPPGNGLTYSRAQNRREKEIENKGLMLL from the exons ATGGCTCTTGTCCAGTGGCGCTTTACACAACTTCCTCTTCGGCTGGTGACTAGATGCAAAGAATTTGTATCTTGGCTTTTACTTATCAAACAGACTTTATTCTACAATGAATTTTCATCCTGCATGGTGGCAATAGAAACAGCAGCAGAGCCATTGTTTTGGACTGTGGagaaattttcaagatattttggacCA ATATTCATGGTTCTTGTGGTGTGCTTAACTACTTCAGTGGTGGTGATTTTCTATATCTGTCTCCTTCCCCATGTTTATGATCAGAGCCTAAGTAAAACCATGTTTCATCTTATTTTTGGACATTGGCTCCTTGCCAACATTGTTTTTAACTATGTTATGGCAGCTTTTACCGATCCAGGGCATCCACCAAGG GAAATTCCAGAAACAGTTTCTATATGCAAGAAGTGCATTTCTCCGAAGCCTCCGAGAGCTCATCACTGTAGCATCTGTAATAAATGTGTGCTTAAGATGGATCACCATTGTC CTTGGATTAATAACTGTGTGGGATTCTTTAATCATCGATACTTTTTCCAGTTTTGTGTCTTCATGCTGTCGGGAACTATTTATGTGTGTGTGACAGGACTAGACTTGTTCAAGCAACACTTCTATGGGGATAAG TATTACCCATTCCCAGCTGTCTTGTATCCTCTGAACATGGCCTATGACATAGTATATGGTGAACCAGAT AAACCATTTTTTGGGGGCATAGCAGCATTTCGAATTAATACGTCATCAGACCATGAAGTTTTTGAGCACCAAAGTGTTGTTGAATATCACAGGCCCGGACAGGATATAGAGGTGGACCTGCGGGGTCAGCACTACCACACTGCTGTGGTGTACGAATTTGTTTTGTGCTCAGCGGTGGTGATTGCACTCTCCTTGTTAGTATTGTGGCATGTAAGAATGATCAGCTATGGAGAAACAAACATTGAGGTGTATATCAACCGTAAGGAAGTGGATAGATTGAAAAAGTTAGGGTTG GTTTATACCAACCCTTATCACTATGGCTTTTTGAGAAACTGGCAACATTTTTTTGGTCTTGGCAATGGAAG AACGTTTGCAAGGAATGTGCTTTTCCCTTCGACTCACCTTCCTCCTGGGAATGGATTGACATATTCCCGTGCCCAAAACAGAAGggagaaagaaatagaaaataaGGGTCTCATGTTATTATGA
- the LOC128179742 gene encoding palmitoyltransferase ZDHHC16B-like isoform X2, protein MALVQWRFTQLPLRLVTRCKEFVSWLLLIKQTLFYNEFSSCMVAIETAAEPLFWTVEKFSRYFGPWGVSIVSLPTVPLVDSKIKEKFQGKIRGRCKEFCVFMLSGTIYVCVTGLDLFKQHFYGDKYYPFPAVLYPLNMAYDIVYGEPDKPFFGGIAAFRINTSSDHEVFEHQSVVEYHRPGQDIEVDLRGQHYHTAVVYEFVLCSAVVIALSLLVLWHVRMISYGETNIEVYINRKEVDRLKKLGLVYTNPYHYGFLRNWQHFFGLGNGRTFARNVLFPSTHLPPGNGLTYSRAQNRREKEIENKGLMLL, encoded by the exons ATGGCTCTTGTCCAGTGGCGCTTTACACAACTTCCTCTTCGGCTGGTGACTAGATGCAAAGAATTTGTATCTTGGCTTTTACTTATCAAACAGACTTTATTCTACAATGAATTTTCATCCTGCATGGTGGCAATAGAAACAGCAGCAGAGCCATTGTTTTGGACTGTGGagaaattttcaagatattttggacCA tggggagtatcaattgtgagcttgcccacagtacctctagttgattcaaagattaaagaaaaattccaagGAAAAATTAGAGGCAGAtgtaaagag TTTTGTGTCTTCATGCTGTCGGGAACTATTTATGTGTGTGTGACAGGACTAGACTTGTTCAAGCAACACTTCTATGGGGATAAG TATTACCCATTCCCAGCTGTCTTGTATCCTCTGAACATGGCCTATGACATAGTATATGGTGAACCAGAT AAACCATTTTTTGGGGGCATAGCAGCATTTCGAATTAATACGTCATCAGACCATGAAGTTTTTGAGCACCAAAGTGTTGTTGAATATCACAGGCCCGGACAGGATATAGAGGTGGACCTGCGGGGTCAGCACTACCACACTGCTGTGGTGTACGAATTTGTTTTGTGCTCAGCGGTGGTGATTGCACTCTCCTTGTTAGTATTGTGGCATGTAAGAATGATCAGCTATGGAGAAACAAACATTGAGGTGTATATCAACCGTAAGGAAGTGGATAGATTGAAAAAGTTAGGGTTG GTTTATACCAACCCTTATCACTATGGCTTTTTGAGAAACTGGCAACATTTTTTTGGTCTTGGCAATGGAAG AACGTTTGCAAGGAATGTGCTTTTCCCTTCGACTCACCTTCCTCCTGGGAATGGATTGACATATTCCCGTGCCCAAAACAGAAGggagaaagaaatagaaaataaGGGTCTCATGTTATTATGA